The segment ATGGGAATTTAGCAACCTACAGCAAACCCAAGAGCTGTTGGGGGAGCTCTGCAGTGATGGGGGCTCCCCCCTTGTGCTTGTTTTCGGGGAGGAGGAGCGTGGGCTGTGTGTATGAGGGGTCGGTCCTACATGGGGGGCTCATTGCAGAGCACCATCTCCAGTTCCTTGCGGTAGAGTTTGCCCCCGTCAGAGAGGTTCATGATGCTCTTCCTGTAGTTGGTGAGCTGCTGGATATTCATCTCCTGCAAGGCATGGGAGGCAGTGGGGGTGGGCATCCCCTTTCTCCCTGGGGAGCACCCCTAGGCTGAGATTACGTTCCCCCCAGCTCCAGTGCAGCTTCCCATGAGAATGCAGGGTCAGCACTCGGACCAGCATCTCCGAGTCCCCATGGAGCACGGACATGGGAAGATGCTGCTGAGAGAGTGGAGAAGGAACTGGGAGGCTCTGGGGGTGGCACCCAAAATCTGCCCTCACTTACTTTCTTATTCTTCTCATACAGGTCTTTCAAAAGTGCATCCAGCTCATTCTCATCAATGAAGCCATTTCCGTCCTGGATAGTGTGGGAGGGACATCAACAGCAGGAAGGACACAAGCCCCACAATTCCCCCTTGGACATGGGCACCCCCAGAccctcagccagcacagccagaggtAAACCCAGTtctcccaccccaaaccacagCGGGGAATTGCCTCAACCAAAACCATAcgatttggggttattttttgcCAAGCTATATTTATTTGGGGCAGTTTCCCATGAGCTGGCTCCCTACCTTGTCATAGAAGGCGAAGATGGCATTGAACTCGTCTGAGGACAGCTTCATTCCCTGCAAAGTGGCAAGGGACACCAGGGCATGAGGGAGGGGTTGgagttgttattattattagcaGTAGTAGTATTATGTTACCTGGAACTTCAGAAGAAAGTTTTCTTGCACGGGCAAAagtctgaaaaacaagaagGGCAGGGAAGAGCGGGAAGCAGCCAGAAAAAGACACTTTCTTAAATCACAGTGATGTTTTGCTCAGAAACATGAGtaaattaaagaggaaaagagtTTTCCCTGGAAGCTGGAGCTGACTCTTCCTAAATACGAGCATTTCAGGTGtctttccctccccagctcttccttcttgCAGCCGTGACCTTACCGGGACATCTCGGAGAGGCCCAGCTTCCCATCACCGTTCATGTCAAACATCCGCAGCTGTTGGGACACAAACAGTACTCTGTCACCCATcactcctcctcccctgcaTGCCACCCACCTGGTGAGACCTGCTGGGGACACAGTACCCCCGGTCCCACTTACGATGGTCTGTGTGTACTCCTGCAGCTTGGGCTCGTCGTAGGGCCGGTTCGCCTTCTTCAGCAGGTCCGACAAGAAGCCCTGGGAGGAGAGGGTTTTGctggctgtccccatccccggcTGTCTCAGCGGGGATGTCCCACTGGCTGggggcccagcccagcccaccccctgcccacagcccaccTTGAGCTCGTTGGCTTCGATGTAGCCGCTGCGATCCGTGTCGTACCTGCGCCAAGCCTGTGGAGGGACTGCCGTGAGCCTTTGCGGGGGCTCGTGCCCCCCACTCCCCCCCCACGTGTGTGTCCCCATAAACCCCTGCTGAGAGCGTCCCCCACCACCCTAAAGTAGATGGGGCCACCTCACACTCCCTCTGGTGCCGCCTGCTCTCCCTTGGGGCTGGATGCTTTTGTTCAGCCCCACACCATGAGTTCAAGAGCCTTTATCCTCATGTCAGTATGCAAGATCAGGCTTTAATacttaataatatttaattgcaTCCCCCAATTAAACAATAGTGCCTGCTTACCCCACCCCCCTCCCTATCACAGGTGCTCTTCTTTCAGCTTTCCCCTCCACCCAGGGTTCAGTTTCCAAGTACAAGCTCCTTCCTCTCCAGGATGCTGCACATTCCCTTCCACCCCCAGCTATGTTTTATTTCCCCATCTGCAATTTCTCTCCCACCTGTGTGGGTTCACCCCATGCAAGGGCACAGCAAGGTTGTGGGGTAGCTCAGAGCAGTGTTGGCTTCGGCACATCCCTTGGGCACTTAGGAGCTACCATGAGGGGAAATTTACAAAAAAGTCCCAAATCCTTTCATCTCACCTCGCCTGGAGGCTGGGATGAGGCACCTGGCTGCCCTGAGAAGTATCCAAGAGTGCTGAGAACTGGGAAAACTCACCACACTCCCTCTCTTCCCTAAACCCGCACTGCCTCCCAATGCTGAGTTAATGCCAAGAGTTTTGGGGAGACTAGGGGAGGTTTGGGCAGTTCAAGCTCCCAGTAGTTTTCCCATGGTGGAGCTGGACTTAGTTCCCCGGGgatcccccagcacagcctgccccACTCACCTCCATGAACTCTGAACTGGAGCCCACATGCTGGCggaaacacagcagaaaattcTCCTCTGTGGGCAGGATCTGGGCCAGCTGTGGGGAACACAGGCATGGTGGAATGGTGGAGGGGAAACATGAGCATGGGGGTGGGACATGAACAACCCGGGGTTTGTCAGGTCCAGCACTGCTCACCTCCGCCATCTCGATTTTGCCGTCCGCATTTTTGTCATATTTGTGCATGAACTCCTTCATCTTGTCACCCAAATTGTCCTTCTTTGAGTCCTGCCAGCAAGGAGAGAGGGGATGGGAGCATTTTCCCCATTCCCTGCACTGGTGTTCTCCCACTTTCCTCCCAGAGGATCCCCAGTCCCACTCATCAGTGTGCAAAGGAGATGAGGCTGACATGAGTGTGAATCTTTGGGCAtgaggggacaggggaaggagggagcaaaACCAGAAGATGTTCTTACCACGCCTGCCCCCTTCCTTGCACTTTCCAGCTCCTggaagaaattttccagctctttgcCTTCAATGTAGCCATTTcctgggggaggaaaaaaccgCATTAAGACTTCCACAGTGTCAGCgcacaggaggagagggatAGATGCTCCCAGGGGACACGGTGCTTGTTCCCTCTGCATCAGGAGATGGCTCCAAGGCAACTGTGGCAGCAAAGAAACACCAGCCAATGTTGATGCCGAGTGCTGCACATACCAGTAATGCCCATATTTACCCAGGTGATACACGACTTTGGACTTGTCACTTGCACTCATTTGTAGGGCACAGGGGACTTTGTTCCTTGGtctttgctgcattttctgtatCTGATGCTTCAATCAGGTAGTTTAAATAAACCTCCCCATTCTGTCCAAGCATCTCCCAACCAGGATTGTCTCCTCTCAACCCCCTGTGGGGGCCACAAGGGCAAATGGGGAGTAGAGATAAAGCACCTGGAACAGCATCCCCCCATCCTGGGTGCAAGATCAGCCCCAGGAAGGGGTCGCCCCACTGCAAGTCTCCAGCGTGGGCAGGAGCTCCAAAAGATCCCTGTCCTGTGTACCCTGCACCTCTCACTGCCGGTATCTGTGCTGAGATGTGGTTCCTCTGGAACCCGGGGTATCCACAGCCCCGCCCTGCCTGTGGCATGCTCGATGGCCAGATGGCTCAGCCAGGGCTCAGCCACACATGGCTCCCACAGTGCtggtgattttgggggggtggctgctgtgcctggaagcagcagggTCACATcatggctggggacagcagtgaaGACACTGGCTCCATGGTGCTGCCAGGCAAGGTGTCACCTCCCTGCCAGAAATCCTCCCTTCCAACAACATCTGGACACAGCAGAGGGATGTTGCCCTTTCCCTTGAAGTGCCTGGCTGAGGGGTAGCCAGGGCTCTTCCTTGTGAACGTTTCCCCCAGGACTGCTCTGCATTTCAGCCTCCAGAGGCTTGGaccacagctccctgctctgcgCCGCCTTCGGCAtcacctgcagctccccagcagcatcttctccccactgcaacacagcagctgggaataaCCCATCCACATCCCAGCTTGAAGCACTGGGGAAGTCCCAGGGTACCTTCCTCTTTGGTGACCACATCCCAATGGATGAGCAGCATCCTTCCCAGGAGGGGATGAGGGGCTTGGGTGATGTTGGGGTGCTGGTGTGAGCCACTGAGGTACTTGGCTTcccactgctcttcccagaAGCTCTGCTTTTGTGGGTGAAGGAGAACCCCAAGCGCCTTTGAATTcagttagggaaaaaaaaatcaacaggaGTTTTGAGCTGGGAAATAAGAATAAGGCCAAGAAAAGCTGTGGCCGGTAGCTTGGCTTCCTCCAAGCAGCAGCTTGGACAGGTCTGATCCATGTCTGCAGAGCGGCGGGATGTAGAGTGTCATGGAAAATCCCCTCCGGAGAGCCACAGCCAATCCATGCAGCTCCACCTTGGAGCCTtggggcagctgtggctggTAAAGTGAGGACATCAAAGACATCCAAGGGGACATCTCTGGGGCATGACAAGCCTTGAGGGGAAGTGGCTCAAGGCATGGAAGCCACATTGAAGGGGTTTAAATGCAGGGATGAGTTTGGGTGAAGTAGTCCCATGCACAGAGACATGAACCCCAGGTCCCTCCATTGGCACAGGGAAGCAGCCAGGGCTGTTGGAGCTCCTGCTTGGTGCAGCCAAGCATTGTCCTTGTCAAGGCCACCCTCTTCCTCGATGCCTGAGTCCTTCCTCTCCTGGGCACCTGCCGTGCCGCAGCTCCACAGCCTTGCCCTGCCAGGGGGCTGTGGGCCAAGCTGGATCCATGCCTGATGCTGTTTTAGAGATGACAGAGCACATCCAAGGGCACAGTGGGATGCgctgcagggaggcagctggACACCCATATCAGGAGCTGCCCACTCCCACTGGAGTGCCACCTTCCCAACCCCTTGGTGGCTGCTccagtgccagctccagcagtgacagggacCCATGTCCGTGTCCCtggtgctgtggggctgcagggggaacCCCAAAAGTGCAGCCGGGAGCAAGTGGAGCTCCAGTTCCAGCAGCGCAGCTGGGGAGGCTGCATGACGCAGTTCCTAGGAGGGTTTTGGTCCCCAAATCTCCCTGCAAGAACAGGAGACCCAGTGAAGGGCAGGAGCTTTCCCCTGggctg is part of the Corvus moneduloides isolate bCorMon1 chromosome 12, bCorMon1.pri, whole genome shotgun sequence genome and harbors:
- the CALB2 gene encoding calretinin, yielding MAGPQQAPHLHLAELTASQFLDIWRHFDADGNGYIEGKELENFFQELESARKGAGVDSKKDNLGDKMKEFMHKYDKNADGKIEMAELAQILPTEENFLLCFRQHVGSSSEFMEAWRRYDTDRSGYIEANELKGFLSDLLKKANRPYDEPKLQEYTQTILRMFDMNGDGKLGLSEMSRLLPVQENFLLKFQGMKLSSDEFNAIFAFYDKDGNGFIDENELDALLKDLYEKNKKEMNIQQLTNYRKSIMNLSDGGKLYRKELEMVLCNEPPM